In Phaseolus vulgaris cultivar G19833 chromosome 3, P. vulgaris v2.0, whole genome shotgun sequence, the sequence tttaaattaatttctattattgataaataatttctaaattgatatctaattagctaccaaagttttaccTACCAagtttataatctaaataattggtaaccaagtttataatctaaataattggtagccaaatttataatctaaataatttgtaaCTAAAACctaggtagctaattagatataaatctaaaaactatttatcaataatagaaactaatttagataccaataattttttagtctctaaaataatatttaatttagttaatatagcaactattttttttttccaaaattaattttttttaatgtttttctagtgatcaaaattttaacaaaaaaaatatgtttacttTATTGCAATTTTGTTGGAGTGATTTGATGAATAATGTGTTATCATAGGCTATAAATCATGTTGTAGTACTAGTTGAAACTTGTAACAATAGAAGTAAAATATTCTAGGTTGTCAATCTTATTTGTTAAGAAGTgggctttaagcctaacttaacctcataaaaccggctcaatgaggtgaggtttgcacccacttatatattatgaaatgtctgttgggtttaatagtgccacttatatattatgaaatgtctgttgggtttaatagtgccaaagttcaagacggggtgaattgaccttttaaaagtttatcGCATAATCAGTATTTatcacagtttacagaaaataaatcgatttatttggaaatgaacagatttattttggcattgtttgtgtttgaaaacGTTTATACAGCCAAGTTAATCACGAGATTATGCAGATTGATTTTCCAGAtatacacacactgatattaggaagaagaacagtgaatcacaaaacagcaagcttcaattttaagagtggttaaggttcaattgatagcttgacacttaattgagtaacctattacaatcaacctgttccagtggcttttaacagattatagatgttcttttcagaatcaaacagttttccagaaattaagaacagtatgaaacgagcccagaaagaacagatttatttcttgacagtttaacagatatgcagaaatttaagtgcagagattaagggagaatgaacacaaggcaattatactggttcactcaactgagctacatccagtctccacctaaaccaaggtgaaattcactaaaacacaattcaaacaaacacaaatcccactcttcttgaaccctacaagaacttaggtacacttgctgaaaaactctatttcagcatacacactcttcaagaaaccctatcaagaagagtttccAACCACACTTTTACCAAAAATGAAatgtgaaacgaatacacctgatagaggatgcagaaatctgccttaaaccagtagaacagatcgCTTAAAACTGTAGcagcacctctcaccaagctttataatcaaacaagaacaagcacacttatgatttttgaaatctttcaagaacacatgctaattctctgtaaatccttaattctctgatgcaaaacttgttttctcaattgtatgatcgattattaaactcagaaacaagttttcattttatagaaaaccaacttataacagatttttgaaaaacagttaaagcttttataaaatgaacagatttaatttcaaaaagcagttagagaatttgttatgtgaggagacttagCCAGCCATTTTGGTGCAGGGACAAATTTAAAACCGTTTGAGGTAGACTTGCCACCAGAGTCaagaaagaatctattcatttacagatgaacatatttatttttcaaaatgaaaacagaaaaagcttaactatttaaaacacagtcattttgaaaggtagaagacttagtcaaaatgcttgatgcacaaaatctaattttcatgcatcagtttaaaaatgaatccgtttatttagaaaataacatttatttttatgcagtaaacgtgtttttttgtaaaacatgtgaaaaacagtttaagaaattttgtgcttgctcttatcacatggccagtgattaggaggtgagttactcagcaaaaagcctattcttaaacaacctctaaacactacctaagacattcttaaagcaaatgtaaatatacatgaaatgtacataaaagtcttcatcaaacacatgtcttgaaggggcagcaaccatcttcaacaatgtccttatctctagtcgatgtgggatctccaacacacccatCACACCGAGGCTACCAACTTGTGcgtggagatatatgttatgggtggtccgataacggcccgatggcgggtggcctgataaacccaacaaatactcacTAGGATGGGCTcaaaaatggctctgataccatataagaaaatgataaaaaataaaaatggtaagaagaagagatgtttcttattttcttatgtgtatattacatcacttcatgtataggaaatatatagggagtttctctccccaaattacaatctaattaggtaggatactaagattctataattattaaattaattgcatataattgagTACAATATCATACAacattgcatacaataattgcatataattttataattattatttccttaatactcccctcaagttggtaggtgaagatcaagaacccccaacttgtgtcgtagcgtcaaaaatcGTTCCTTGTCCAGTGCCTttgtaaaaatatctgcgagctgatactgtgtcggtacatatgaaggactgattatcccagcttgtaatttttctcgtaCAATGTGGCAGtttatctcaatgtgttttgtgcgttcatgaaatattgggtttgctgctatatgtaatgccgcttgattgtcacagaaaagttgagctggcaagttacatgacacctttaaatcctgcaacagatatcgcaaccaaactatctccaaataagtattctgcttccgctgatgatcttgatacgtttgtctgtttttttttacttccatgagataatagaagaaccgaaaatgctatgtcaggccgagtaaccgtgaggtatatcagtcgtcccacgagtcgcctgtatttgactggatcctttaataactctccatcgtctggtATGAGTTTTAagtattgttccattggaagtttgtctggacgagcacctgtgagtctcgtatcctgcaaaatatcaagcgcatattttctttgggacatgtaaataccagctttggaacgggaaaattcaatccctataaaatattttaggtctctaagatctttaatgcgaaattgttgtaataaacaatctttaacacgctgaaATCATTTTCTATCagaagaatatcatccacataaatcaaaagggcaagaagaatatcatccacataaatcaaaagggcaataaatgatgagttattctgtcttgtgaatagagagtaatctgtcttgaactgttgaaatcctacaaatttaatcacatgagaaaatgttgaaaaccatgttcgagatgcttgtttgagaccataaagggatttgttgagtcgacatacaatgttctcccctgtcgatgatgctggggcaagtccatgtaaataatttcatgcaatgtgccatgtaagaaggcattttgcacatctagctggtgagtaaaccaatttatggctgctgcaatggtaaggagacacctcaaagttgttaattttgttgttggtgaaaaagtttcagaatagtcgacaccttcaatctgagtgtacccctttgcgacaaggcaCGCCTTATATTtgtcgacgctaccatctgagttgtactttattttatagacccatttgcatccgatgggtttctgcccagcgggtaacggtgtcaaggtccacgtttgatttagctgcaaggcggaaaactcttcgtccattgctttttgccaatttggatcaaggatagcttgagcataagtgtgaggttctttggtggctgtgatgttagcaagatatgcactatgtgtagaagaaaatcgtgaattagaaagaaaatgatgcataggatacctggttccattctgtcggtcttgggcagtggtcgaatgattggcttgggatcccgttagggttgatgtgcgactggatcgtcgaacaggaaggtcggttggagaaggtttggtaatgggtgtTATACTTCTTGGCATGGGAAAAGAAGGTTGGTatactggaggttcaggtgtattatgacgagtaggagaagaaggttggtttgatggaggttcaggtgtattgtgacgagtaggagaagaaggttggtttgatggaggttcaggtgtattgtgacgagtaggagaagaaggttggtttgatggaggttcaggtgcattgtgatgagtaagagaagaatgttgatcgagtgaatgttggacaggagtgggtaagtcaatgtcaatagtgggcaaaataccttgtaatggaggtgaggattgtgtctatgactgttggcagaatgggaaaacactttcatggaagatgacatcccgacttgtaaaaaaagtgtctgcatctatatcaaataatttgtatgcttttttactgtgaggataaccaatgaagatgcattgtcgggcgcgcggatcaaatttttgcttagatgaaacaacagttgcgtaacataggcaaccaaaagtttttaggtgagagagtgaaggtggttgattatatagtagctcaaaaggtgatttattttttagtaaaggtgatgacaagcgattaatgatatatgtggcggttaaaatgcattctccccaaaattctaatggtaaattggactgaaataggagggctcgtgctgtgtttaaaacGTGTTTATGTTTGcattctactactccattttgttgaggagtgtagacgcaagtgcgttgacattcaataccttttttgagaaaaaaaaatcatacattgaaataaattccagtccATTGTCAATAGATGCGTTTATGTTTGcattctactactccattttgttgaggagtgtagacgcaagtgcgttgacattcaataccttttttgagaaaaaaaaatcatacgattttgtgcaaatgtaatgaatgactcaTCAAGAGATGTTGGATTTCATTgtactctgataccatattaagaagtgggttttaagcctaactcaacctcataaaaccggctcaatgaggtgaggtttgcacccacttatatattatgaaatgtccttatctttagtcgatgtgggatctccaatatTATTGGCTTAATATTTGTACCGGTAATACATATTTATGTATGgatgatttaaaaaatttaaaaacttttatCTTTGCTATAGGTTAAATAAAATAGGAAAGATTATTCAAGTGGGAGGTCTCCTCTTTCTTTTGGATGACCGTGTaatattgattatgctttaaaataatagttttaaagTTCAAatgttgaaattttaaaatatcattaaaagtAAAATCGAAGCACAAAATGTGTATAtcgtattatatatatatatatataatatttttttatcttttaaaatataatttgcaTAAATTAATCCTTACTATggttttttatataataaaaaaattatcacttataattaatgaattcaCTCACAATAAAACAGGCATAATTAGATGTGTTAGtttttactttatatttatttttaaaatttcttattaaattcttatcaaaaaaatgcaaaatgctcaaattagtaaaaaaaattgaatcgtGTTCTATCATTTGTCTTGCTTGTAAAAATTCCTTTTTCACTTGCCTATATAATCTACGGAGTCAAACtgattcttaaataaaaataaatactctCAAAAACATATACTCATTATTTTAGTAcggtttaattaagttttaaatattttatagatttgaatattttaatttactatttataaacaaatatattttattcagtatttaaatttttttttttaccgtCAACTTTTGtctttttatcattaataacgATTAACTGgcgtttacttttttttaatcttctcGAAGTTCTCAGTCACTTGCTTTTAAAAGATGAATGGATGAGACAAAAGTCAaccaacaaaatatttaaataaaaacaaaaaaattattttaactactcatatcagaaaaaaatattacccattccattaaaaatacctaaattTTCTATATACATGaaacttaattaattaatttagtaaatataatcTGGATTTGTACCGTTAATCgctgttttttaaataataaataaataaatattcaaatggTGAGGCCTAGTTTTTGTACCATGTGTCGAGAGCATGATTGTTTTTGAAGTAGTATTGATGTAATGAAGCGGTGAGCATAAATGATTTAACGGAGAGGAGAGTAAAGTGATGCCAATTGTAATGATTTtgtgaagaaagcttatggcaCACCATAACCACTCTACGACTCTTCGTGTTTTCTGCGTCGGAACCCTCGACACCAAGCTCCACGAGCTCCGATTCCTCTCCGATTCACTTCGCTCCAATCTCCATCGcttctcctcctcctccaaggTACTCACAATTGTTCACTTCACCCAACAACTACCACCATTGTTCTATTTTTTCCCGTAATTGGTAACTTTTGTTGTTTTTATCTGAATATAGAAATCAGTTCTTTAAGATGAAACTGTTTTTTAAGCTGATTAATTGGTAAAAGTAACCACATATTAGCAAAATAATTGAAGTTTTATGATGTAAACAGTCACTGCAGGAGCGCAATATATATTTCAGAGTCTAAATCGTGTTCGTAGTTTGATTAGTTATATTTTGATGGGAGTGGGTGACAGGTAGAGGTGGTGGTGGTTGATGTGTCTACTGGTTCGAATGCGCCACAAAGTTTGCAAGATTTCCCGTTTGTTTCCAGGAATGACGTTGTGTCTTCCTACAACACTGGAAGAGACGATGCCTTGCTTCTCCCGGATGACAGAGGCAAGGCGGTTTCCGTGATGAGCCAGGCATTGGAGCAGTTCTTGAAGAAGTCTCATGAGGATCAATGTCTTGTTGGTGTTATTGGTGTTGGGGGGAGTGGGGGTACGTCACTGCTGTCGTCTCCCTTCACCTCTCTCCCGATTGGGATCCCCAAGGTCATCGTCTCGACAGTGGCCAGCGGTCAAACGGAGCCTTATGTTGGAACCTCAGATTTGGTTTTGTTCCCATCTGTTGTGGACATTGCAGGCATCAACAGGGTTAGCCGGCTGATCTTGTCCAATGCCGCGGCTGCATTTGCTGGGATGGTTGTTGGAAGGTGTCAGAGCTTAAAGGATTCTTCTAGCCTTGAAAATAAACCTACAGTTGGGATAACTATGTTTGGAGTTACTACTCCTTGTGTTAATGCTGTCCAGGATAGGTTGCATGAAGAAGGTTATGAGACCCTGGTTTTCCACGCAACTGGGGTTGGTGGCAGGGCCATGGAGAATTTGGTTAGAGAGGGGTTTATACAGGTATTGAGACAACTAAGTCTGTCTGCATTTAATTTTGGGAAATTTATAGTGTTTTGAGCATGTTGGAACTTCACTGGTTTGAAATCatagcataattttttttatccggACAATTCTGCTTTAATCTTCTATGAATTTAGAATACTTCCGCTTAGGACTGTATTTTCTGTTGAGGCTACATGTTGCAATTTCCTTACTATTTGAATCAATGCACCTTATGGATGTTTAAGTTCTGCTCCTTGTTTAATTGAAGCTTCCAATTGATTGGACTTGTTTTATATACATCAAGATTCAAGTCGACAGGCCTTTGACCTATAAGCTACTTAGCCTAACTCTTGAGCATATTGAATGTTCTAGAAGAGAAACTTCACTTTTGCCTGGTCATTTTCAACCCTAAACAAGGAACATGGAGTATTTATTAAACTCAATAccatattcattttattttagatatatGGATATGTCTTCTGTTTTGGGAATGTGAACTCTTAACTTTCTTTCACATAATTGTGTGATCTGTCAGATGAATTGGGATAAACTTTCTGAAGTCACTTGTATTCCCTTTTTTTTCAGATACTTCTTTGTGTATTCGTGTCTCTTTTTCTGTTCACACATATtcctttcttttgttttgtataGGGTGTTATTGACATCACAACGACAGAGGTAGCAGACTACATAGTTGGAGGTGTAATGGCTTGTGACAGTTCTCGTTTTGATGCCATCATAGAGAATAAAGTCCCGTTAGTCTTGAGTGTGGGAGCACTAGACATGGTGAACTTTGGAGCAAAAGATACTATACCATTGAAGTTTCAGCACAGAAATATATATGAACACAACAAACAGGTGACTGCTCTTTATTACTTCGTTCTGTTTTGGTCTTTGCTTGAAAACTAGTCATATTTGCTTGTGATCCTCCAGAGGATTTTGTACGTCATTTTCTCCTTGAACTTGATGTTTATTTCCTGCAATCCTATGACTACTGTCAAAACTGGACTATTCACTATACACTTTATCATTCCCTGGAACTGAAGATGTTTACCATGTGTTAAAATGGCTGAAGACATTATTTTATGCTAATATAAGAAATCAATTATTTCTGTTTGCAGGTTTCACTCATGCGAACAACAGTAGACGAGAACAGAAAATTTGCTGATTTTATAGCAAATAAACTGCAGAATTCATCATCTAAGATTTGTGTGTGCCTTCCAGAAAAGGGTGTATCTGCTTTAGACGCATCTGGGAAGCCTTTCTATGATCCAGAGGCAACGGGCACTCTTCTTCATGAATTACAAAACCTTATTCCGACTAATGGTGATAGACAGGTATTATGGTTGCTCAATAGTattatttatcataattatCAGCTTCAAGTTTtctaaatttcattttatttattgctgagtattttgaaaagttaaaaGAGTTGTGTACAGGTAAAGGTCTATCCCCATCACATTAATGACCTTGAATTTGCAAATGCATTGGTTGATGcatttttagatattaataagaaaaatagtAAAGATTCTACTCGTCAACAAGTAGCCAATCCTGAATCTGTTGCACAAAATTATGTTTCAAATGCGTCAAGCTTTGGGACCATCGTCTATCCACCTAGTGAATTCCCGGAAGCTAGAACAGGTtctcatttaattttaatttgcattatgttaattagtgttttgcaaaaaataattagtttttcttttcaattttccTCATTATTTGTGTGTTTTAACACTTAATTTGTGTTGTCCTGAAAGATATTTATTAAAAGCCAATTGTATATTTTTGTGTTGAACAGCTGTTAATTTTACTTAAGTAAGGTGCTCTCCAGAATTGCTTttggtaaaaaatatattctttagGTCAACTATGGAAATAATGTTTTCATTTCTGCTTGCAGAAACCTTGGAGAAAACACAGCTCATATTACAGCAACTGAAACATCAAATAGATAAAGGAATTCCTATAATAGGAGCAGGTGCAGGGACAGGTATATCTGCCAAGTCAGAAGAAGCTGGAGGGGTTGATCTAATAGTTTTGTACAACTCTGGGCGCTTCCGAATGGCTGGAAGAGGTTCATTAGCTGGATTATTACCTTTTGCAGATGCTAATGCTGTTGTTCTTGACATGGCCAATGAAGTTTTGCCAGTATGCCATTATTTGTTTACTTGTTCTAGAAGACTTCAAAAGTATTGTCCAACTGCTAACTTCTGTTGAAGTTTTTTTCACTCTAAGGGCCTCATTTTGCAGATGCTTCTATACTTGAGCATACGCTAATTTCAAGATTCGTGTTTAATATAGGTGGTGATAAGTGAAACTAAACTATGAAACATCACTAAATATGATTGGTAGTCTTTATGGAAGAAAACTTTTCTTTTCCAAAAAATGTATATAACAAGGGGTTTTTGAAGAGATAAAAGGAAACGGTGGGATGTTCAGGGTAAAGGTCCAATGGCGGAAGCAGAAAGCAATTTGGGTTAGGGCCATCACAACAGGGTAGTGAACCCTTAGGAGATAAATAATTCTTAGACTTTGCTGTTTGACTTCTTTGGTTCTTGTATAAACATTATTGGtggtaaaaaaattgttaattgaCCCGCAGGAAAATGTCAGAATAGAAATGTAATCTAAAAGACCATTATTTGCTGAACATAATAGAGAAAGTAACTGAAGAGAGAAAGAGTGAGAAAAGATACTGAATTTTGTTACTGTTCTTACTTAAAAGATAGAGATACAGGGAATATATACACATGCCTATACTAGTGGCATGGCAGCTGCTAGCTGTATCCAAATTGTAACTAACCGTCAACTAACTGAGTGCAGTTGAGAACTGCTCTCTTTCATGTGGTATTCACACACACACCACGAACACAAGGTGGGTGGGAATCACAAATGATCTCAAAGTTTTGAGCAGGAATAGCTCTTTGGCAATGACTTTTTCTTGGACAACGAAGAGATCTAATTCCATGTTTGATCCTGGCATGAAGAACTGGATTGTGAGGCAAAGAAACAACACACTGACTGTCACAATAGACTATGGGTGAATAAGAAATTCCAAGTTCAATGATAACTGTCTAACACCATAAAATTTCTATAGTGACTTGATCTAGACTTTCGCTTTAGCTCCAGTACTTGACTGAGCAACAACTCGTTGCGTTTTAGACATCCAAGATATATATAAGATTTGGACCAAAATATAGACTATTTCACTAGAAGCAGATCGTTATCTGCACCCCAATCAGCAAAACATAGGGCTTGTATAGAAAAGGAAGAACTTGAGGCAGCAGGATGGAGATGTAATCCATAATGAAGAGTGTGACTCCCCCATAGAGGATCACTAAGCTCTGACACTGAAAATAATAGAGCGAAAGAAACTGACTTTTGTTATAATCTCAAAAGATTGAGATATGGAGTGTGCGCGTGTGTGTAGGCTTATACCAGTGACCGCTGTATCAAGCTAGTAACAGTTGTATCCAACTTGTAACTAACTGCTAACTAACCCTGTGAGTAGTTGAGAACTAGTCGCTTACATCAATGTGTATTGACCTAATAGCATATGCTTTTGGAAAGTTCCTTCATAACATAGTATCAAAGGCCCTTGATCAAGTGATCATAGTTTGATCCATCCACCTGATTCTTCTAATAAAAAGTTGAATTTTAACTAAAGGTAGGTGCACCCATTCTTGTCCACACTTCAAAGCCCAAAGTGCTCTTGTATGAGGCGATGTGTTAGAAATGTCACATAGAAGACTGTTCATGCACATTAACCTAATAACTTAAGTTTTTTGAAGAGTTCGTTCTTACTAATTCTTGAGGTCAGATCAACTAGCTATAAAATATTAACCTTCAATACCTGTCTTggataaaaaatagtaattttatgTAATTATGAAATCCCCTTGCCAGGCTAGTACTATATCTCTTTCTTTTCCATTATGTTTGACTTAGTTATATTTTGTTTTCAGGTGGTAAAGAAGGTTCCAGTTCTTGCTGGTGTATGTGCAACTGATCCCTTCCGCAGAATGGATTACTTTCTTAAACAGGTGGAATCTACTGGATTCTCTGGGGTACAAAACTTTCCTACAGTAGGGTTATTTGATGGTAATTTTCGACAAAATCTTGAAGAAACGGGAATGGGATATAGGTGGGTATATGGAAAAGAATTTCTCATACCATATTAGTTAGACTATTACACCTCTCacaaatttatttcattttcgtATTAAATTATCAGCTTGGAAGTTGAGATGATCCAGAAAGCTCATAAAATGGGTCTCTTGACAACCCCGTATGCGTTCAATCGACATGAAGCTATTGAAATGGCTAAAGTTGGCGCTGATATTATAGTGGCTCATATGGGTCTAACTACAACAGGCTCCATAGGTGCAAAAACAGCCGTTTCACTTGAAGAAAGTGTAATTCGTGTACAAGCTATTGCAGAGGCAGCACATAGCATCAATTCCAATGTCATTGTGTTGTGCCATGGAGGTATGCAAGTCACCTCAAAAGCTTTATAGATGTATATCTGAAGATTAAATAGTAAATTAAGTGTTCActaatcaattattattatttgggCCAAGAGCCGAAGTGCAGCACGCTTATTAGCTAATAACTGAAAAGCATCTTCCTATATCTTATGTTAGAGCCATGTATTGAATCTTTTCATGTTTCCTGTTCATATTGAAAAACTTCTGTTTGGCTTAATTTGTATATGGCTAACCCAAAAGAGTGACAAAGTTAaaccaaaaagaaaagaaaagtaaagaaaaaaaggCACGGGTGAGGAGGGTTTCAGTACAAAGGAATGGAAAAGGCTTTGATCTAAGTTTCAGATGATGAATGGAACATCCCCAGTGAGAAAGTTTTATGCAACTGTCTTGGATGATTTTTTAGCGAGTTGTTACTTGAGTATGTTGGTTTTTGGTGTGAGAAATTCGTTGAGAATGGTGAATGTATTTGTTGATGGTAAATTTTGTGGTGGGGGATGCGAGCCATGTCATCTTAGCCAGTTAATTGTGTTTGTTATTTATCTTGTGTGCTTAATTTCTAGTTTGTGGGGGACTGTTTTGCCAGTAACTTTTGGCTTCTAACGGCTGAGTCTTGATATGGTTATTGAACTTCACTTCATTCATTGTTTACTGTTCTTAAAAGAATAGTTGTTTGGGTTTGTCAACTTATAGTCCCAGCTCAGAATAATGTACTGGAATATGCAGGTCCAATATCTGGTCCAAAGGAAGCAGAATTCATATTGAAGAGAACCAAAGGAGTCCATGGGTTTTATGGGGCTTCAAGTATGGAAAGACTTCCGGTGGAGCAGGCTATTGCAAATACAGTTAAAGAGTACAAGTCAATTTCTATTCATTAAGGTTTAACATGTCTGTACTTTATTGATGCCAGTGTTCTGTTCACTACATTGCTAATATGGCTGTTTAGTCATTGCTTAGTACCTACCAAGTTTGTGAACATTATAGGATTTACTGATAAAATTTTGGAAATAATGAATCAAAAGTATTGTTCAAGACATTTGTTTTGATTCTCTAGTGCAGAGGGTGCAGTTTGAAGTGCAAGTAATAACCATTGACAGATATTTTTGAACGGGTTATAACAAACCCCAAGTTTGTTGTCCATAACCCGTATATCAACACTACTTTTTACTGTTGAAAGCGTGCCTTGCACTTCAAAGGATCTTGATCCACAATGTGGGATCAACCGTGTATTGTGTGGGGGACTTGCACAGATTATAGATTACTATTTGTTGACTGAAATAGCAATTTTATTTGTGTGTAAAACTCTGATTAGATAGATGTCAAAATACTTGGATTATATCAGTTCATCGCAATAGTTATCAGTTGTGTACTTGTGTCTCGTTGCTTCATAAGCACTTCCTGTTTTTGTGCGGATTATTGTAGTGGGCCACTAAAAAAGACACAAGACGACCTACCCTCCACCTGTATATACTGTGgttgttttatataaaaaccATACAAAATTTGTTAGAAGTAAAGCGGTTGATTTCTTCACACTCATTTTTTCAAGAAGCAGCTAGTTATTCTTGTGATTTCTCTCAGAGTTTGAACCGGACACATCATCATCTTCCACCAGGTAATTTTACATTCAATTCGTAACTCAATTCATTAAGAGTATGCAAACCTTAGATTCGAATTACCAATTCCTAGTAGTGTAATAGTATTGATAATATATAACTCTTCCACGGATTTATTATGTTATGCGCACCAAATCTCACAAACCCGCAGATATAGACAATTCT encodes:
- the LOC137808412 gene encoding toMV susceptible protein tm-1(GCR26) isoform X2, with translation MAHHNHSTTLRVFCVGTLDTKLHELRFLSDSLRSNLHRFSSSSKVEVVVVDVSTGSNAPQSLQDFPFVSRNDVVSSYNTGRDDALLLPDDRGKAVSVMSQALEQFLKKSHEDQCLVGVIGVGGSGGTSLLSSPFTSLPIGIPKVIVSTVASGQTEPYVGTSDLVLFPSVVDIAGINRVSRLILSNAAAAFAGMVVGRCQSLKDSSSLENKPTVGITMFGVTTPCVNAVQDRLHEEGYETLVFHATGVGGRAMENLVREGFIQGVIDITTTEVADYIVGGVMACDSSRFDAIIENKVPLVLSVGALDMVNFGAKDTIPLKFQHRNIYEHNKQVSLMRTTVDENRKFADFIANKLQNSSSKICVCLPEKGVSALDASGKPFYDPEATGTLLHELQNLIPTNGDRQVKVYPHHINDLEFANALVDAFLDINKKNSKDSTRQQVANPESVAQNYVSNASSFGTIVYPPSEFPEARTETLEKTQLILQQLKHQIDKGIPIIGAGAGTGISAKSEEAGGVDLIVLYNSGRFRMAGRGSLAGLLPFADANAVVLDMANEVLPVVKKVPVLAGVCATDPFRRMDYFLKQVESTGFSGVQNFPTVGLFDGNFRQNLEETGMGYSLEVEMIQKAHKMGLLTTPYAFNRHEAIEMAKVGADIIVAHMGLTTTGSIGAKTAVSLEESVIRVQAIAEAAHSINSNVIVLCHGGPISGPKEAEFILKRTKGVHGFYGASSMERLPVEQAIANTVKEYKSISIH
- the LOC137808412 gene encoding toMV susceptible protein tm-1(GCR26) isoform X1 → MAHHNHSTTLRVFCVGTLDTKLHELRFLSDSLRSNLHRFSSSSKVEVVVVDVSTGSNAPQSLQDFPFVSRNDVVSSYNTGRDDALLLPDDRGKAVSVMSQALEQFLKKSHEDQCLVGVIGVGGSGGTSLLSSPFTSLPIGIPKVIVSTVASGQTEPYVGTSDLVLFPSVVDIAGINRVSRLILSNAAAAFAGMVVGRCQSLKDSSSLENKPTVGITMFGVTTPCVNAVQDRLHEEGYETLVFHATGVGGRAMENLVREGFIQGVIDITTTEVADYIVGGVMACDSSRFDAIIENKVPLVLSVGALDMVNFGAKDTIPLKFQHRNIYEHNKQVSLMRTTVDENRKFADFIANKLQNSSSKICVCLPEKGVSALDASGKPFYDPEATGTLLHELQNLIPTNGDRQSCVQVKVYPHHINDLEFANALVDAFLDINKKNSKDSTRQQVANPESVAQNYVSNASSFGTIVYPPSEFPEARTETLEKTQLILQQLKHQIDKGIPIIGAGAGTGISAKSEEAGGVDLIVLYNSGRFRMAGRGSLAGLLPFADANAVVLDMANEVLPVVKKVPVLAGVCATDPFRRMDYFLKQVESTGFSGVQNFPTVGLFDGNFRQNLEETGMGYSLEVEMIQKAHKMGLLTTPYAFNRHEAIEMAKVGADIIVAHMGLTTTGSIGAKTAVSLEESVIRVQAIAEAAHSINSNVIVLCHGGPISGPKEAEFILKRTKGVHGFYGASSMERLPVEQAIANTVKEYKSISIH
- the LOC137808412 gene encoding toMV susceptible protein tm-1(GCR26) isoform X5, encoding MAHHNHSTTLRVFCVGTLDTKLHELRFLSDSLRSNLHRFSSSSKVEVVVVDVSTGSNAPQSLQDFPFVSRNDVVSSYNTGRDDALLLPDDRGKAVSVMSQALEQFLKKSHEDQCLVGVIGVGGSGGTSLLSSPFTSLPIGIPKVIVSTVASGQTEPYVGTSDLVLFPSVVDIAGINRVSRLILSNAAAAFAGMVVGRCQSLKDSSSLENKPTVGITMFGVTTPCVNAVQDRLHEEGYETLVFHATGVGGRAMENLVREGFIQGVIDITTTEVADYIVGGVMACDSSRFDAIIENKVPLVLSVGALDMVNFGAKDTIPLKFQHRNIYEHNKQVSLMRTTVDENRKFADFIANKLQNSSSKICVCLPEKGVSALDASGKPFYDPEATGTLLHELQNLIPTNGDRQVVKKVPVLAGVCATDPFRRMDYFLKQVESTGFSGVQNFPTVGLFDGNFRQNLEETGMGYSLEVEMIQKAHKMGLLTTPYAFNRHEAIEMAKVGADIIVAHMGLTTTGSIGAKTAVSLEESVIRVQAIAEAAHSINSNVIVLCHGGPISGPKEAEFILKRTKGVHGFYGASSMERLPVEQAIANTVKEYKSISIH